Proteins from a genomic interval of bacterium:
- a CDS encoding zinc ribbon domain-containing protein yields MPGAAEPEGPFRCPRCGAVTWGDLNYCQECGQYLYIECPGCGASWRYMYEYPFCPSCGARTGQKVTPKK; encoded by the coding sequence ATGCCAGGAGCCGCTGAACCCGAAGGGCCGTTTAGATGCCCCAGATGTGGTGCTGTGACCTGGGGCGACCTTAATTATTGTCAGGAATGCGGGCAATATCTTTACATTGAATGTCCCGGTTGTGGAGCTTCATGGCGGTATATGTACGAGTATCCGTTTTGTCCTTCCTGCGGGGCAAGGACGGGACAGAA